DNA sequence from the Eisenibacter elegans DSM 3317 genome:
GAATGACAGCCACATTGGCCGTAGACACCCCCAAGGGGTACTCCCAAGTCAGCTCGCCGGTAAAGGCTAGGGCTTGTACACCAAAATTGCGCGGTACAGGAACCCAAGAGGATACTTCATTGGTTTTTTGGTCTATTCGGGCAAAATTAACCCGCCAAGCTTTGGCGTTTTTCTTATACCGCACACTCTTGAAAGGGATGACCATCTCGGCCTCCCATCGGTCTTCATATATCTTGGCTCCCGAGTACCACTTGTTGTCCCAGTCGCTCAAAAGGTTGTCGCCGTCTGTAATGATGGCCTCCCGCTGTACCCCATAGGGTGTGATGCCAAAGCTGAATCCGTTTTGTCCGTCGTTGTAGGTATCTAGATACACTGTCACGAAATCGGTACGCCCTCCGTCAAAATCGCGGCGTAAGGACTGTGCGACAAACTTTTTCTCAGGGGCAGGGTCATAACAAATAAAGGCCAAATACAGATTTTGGTCATCATAGGCGATCATTACCTCGGTCTGGGTGTTGGCGTAGGCCGTATCGTGTGGATAATTGAGGTAGAAATCACCAATGCGCGAGGCTTGTTGCCATATTGCTTCATCCAGAATACCATCAGGCACTATGGTCGAGCTTATCTTTGTTGCCAGTACTTGATGTGGTTGGCTTTTTTGCGCCCAAAGGCTGCCAGTTGATACTACCAAAAAAAACATACTAACCCCAAATAACCATTGACGTTTGATGTAATAAAAATCAGCACTTCTGCTCATTCCGGTAAAGAGGCTTTGTATTGGGGTAAACTAAAAAAGCACATCGACCTGTTCTCCTATTATTAAGATAGGCCGCAGCAAAACGACAGCGCAAACACCAGCACCACACTGGAGTAACAAAGTAAAATGCAAATCTAACGCATTTTTGACACATATAACACCCTATGCCGCATAACCCTACCAATGGTGTATTTGCTTTGACCAATGGATGTTTTTAGGCCTTGAATGTCTGTTTCAGCCCTGTTGTTGTGCCAATTGGATTGCCGTATGGAGGAGGGCAAAGGGGGTGGGGTCAAGGGCGGGTGCACCCTCTTGATAAAAGCTACCAGCAGTAACTAGGCTCAGCCCCAAAGTTGGTACCACAAAAATATGCTGCCCTCCATAGCCCCAAGCATAATAGTAAGCTGGCAGCCCATTTTTACTTTCTTGCAACCACCAGCTATAGCCATAAGCCGAAGCATACGTTTGTCTTAAGGAGATGTGTGGGTGTAGACATTGGGCAATCCATTGCTCCGAGACTATTTGTTGGCCTCGGGATTGGCCATTTTGCCGCATCATCTCGGCGATGGTCAGCAGCCCTTCAGCGCAGAGATACGCATCGGCAGCCAAAGGCTTGGCCTCGGGATTGGTACTTTGCTCTATCTGATACTCCACCCTGTCGATGGCCAAGGGTCGGTAGAAATAATCGTAAGCATATTGGAGATGTGTGAGCTCCTCGTCTAGTTGATTCATCCAATAAGCCAACAAAATAGGCGAAGCACTGCTGTAGTTAAAGACTTCTCCCGGTGGGTGTAGATGTGGTTTGCTCAGGGCATATTCGAGCCAGTTATCCCCATAAAACTGTAGGTTGGCGTCGTTATAGAGATTGGTATAGGGCACCTGACTCTCGTTCCATTCCCAGCCGGCGGTATGTGTGAGGAGGTGATAGGGGGTAATAAGGCGCTTCTGTGGCGTATCGAAATAGGCTCCATACGTTTGCTCGAAATAGGGATAAATAGGCTGATGAATATCTACCAGGCCTCGGTCTGCCAAAGCACCAACAATCAGTGCCTGAATGCTTTTGGTAACCGACTGCGCCTCGTGCAGGGTCTGCGCATCATAACCTTGGCAAAAATAAGTTGCTTTTAATTGCCCTTGATGACACACCAGAAGGCTTTTTAGGCCTTCAAAGGCTGTGGGGTTATCGGCCAGTTGCGTTTCGAAGGCGCGCTGCCAAGTGTTATCGGTTTTATTCATCGGCTTTATTGGTCGATATTTCACGCTTTTTGCGGGGTCTTTTCCTGAAAATGTCCCAAAAACGATCGAAGCTTTGGGTATACATCAGGCTAAACCCGGCGGTTGTGGAGGCATTGCCGCTGAGATTGATACTGCCCAAGGGATTGTTGAAATTCATCCGGTTATAGGCTTTGGCGCGGAGCTTCCCGTCATTGGTAAGCATATACTCTATTGTCCAATCGCCTACAGCAGCCGCCAGCTCCGACTGGCTTTGGTTGGCGCTGAGGCTACCCTCTCGGGTGATTTTGAGGCGGTTATTGAAGAGGTTGTAGCTCACACTGAGCTGCGAAGCGTCTAGGTCAAGGTTTAGCTCTAGGTTTTCGTCTACCTGCGACACCCACGCACTGAGCTGGTTGGAGAGTAGCTCGCTCAAACTCCCCGAAGCAGCGCTGCCCATTCCGATAAAGGCATTGGGAGAAGCCAAACGCTTGAGCACTATCAAGCTGAATACCTGCTTGTTACGCTCTTGTTCATCTACCTTTACCCGCGAGTCGAGGTCAGCCACAGCTTGGCGTAGCGAGATATTGGGAGTGTTGTAGGCGCGTTGTAGGTCAATGTCAAGGGCAATTTCCGGTTCGAGCATCTTGCCTTTGAGCGCTAGGAGTACATCTACCTGAAATTTCTGCCGATATTCGACATTTTCGGGGTCGGGCACTGTCCCCAAATCAATCAGCGGCGAAAGCGTTACCCGCTGGGGATACACCGCCGTAATGTCGAGCTGGGTATCAAACACATCAGAATTGAAGGTGATGCGGCTTCCCCGTCGGATGTCAAAGCCTTTGTTGACTAGGTTGAGTAGGGTAAAGTTGTACTTCCCTTCGGTGATGGTATAATCTCCCAGAATTTTGAAATCACCATCAGGAGTTACTTCCATCTGGATTTTGCCATTGCCAGCTCCACGGATAATATCCCCGGCCTGCTTGTCAAAAATAATTTCGAAACGCGCCTCAGGAGTTACTTCTAAGTTGAAGACAAGATTCAGGCCGCCAAGGTCTATCTTTTTGGGCAGGAGCTGGGTACTATCTGTGTCTACAGGGTCTGCAAAGAGGATGTATTCTTTTTGCTCTACCTGTTGATAGCCGCCAAAAAGCGGCATAGCAATGCGCGTACCCCGTTCGTTTCGGGCATTGACCTCTATGCGCAGGTTATCCAAGAAGCCCGAAACAATCAGCTGGCCTGTAGCGCGTGCCGTTCCAAAAAACAACTCGTTGAGATCTTCAGGTTTATTGAGCAACAAGAAGTTACGGTAGTTGGCCTTCACATCGACTAAGATATTGCGGAAACTATCGTGATAAATTCCCCCTCTGACAGAGGCAGCCTGTTCGTTTTGGTCTATCACCTTGAGATTCTGAAAAGAGATTGCATTAACATCAAACACAATCTTCTCATCTCCCAAGCGGTAGCGGGTGTTGAGGTAGTCTACTGTCAGTGCTCCATTAAGGATATTGGCCTCGCCCAAAATAACCGGCGCGCTGAGCGAGCCACCAATATGTAGATTTCCAACGGCACTGCCCTGCATCTGACTGACGAGACCGCGCGCAAAGGGTTCGGCCAAGTTGATAGGCAGGCCGCCGAGCTTGGCCTTGATGTCTATCTCGTCGCGGTCTATATCGATCGTTCCTTCAAGATTGAGCAGCTTTCGGTTACGGTATTCAGTGACAGCCTCCAGCAGCAGGCGCGTCTCCTCATTGTCCCAAGCTATTTGCGCGCTCACATCCCCCACCAAAAACTCCTCTATCATCACATTTTCGATATAGAGCTCTCCCTCTACATCAAAGGCCACAGTGGGGTTGTGTAGCTCTAAATCCGCATCTACTAGCCCTCCAATGCGCGTACCGGTTACAGAAGAGATTTTGCCCAAGTCTAGGCTATTGATGAGCACATAGAGCGTATCGTTTTCTTGTCGGTCAATAAATCCTTTGACCGCCACCTGTGCATCCGTATTTTGGCGATTGTAGAGGCGGGTATCGAAGAAATGTGTTTGTGTTGGGGTAAAGATCACTTGGTTTTGCTGGTCGATGCTCCAGCGTTCGTCCAAAAATCTTAGGTCAAGCGTTGCAAAATGAAGCAACATACTATCTGTCAAAAACTGTAGCTCTCCTTCTACCTGAATACTGTTTTGGGTGCTATCGTCTTGGTAGAGGTGGCTGTTGAAGTCAATGCGGTTATTGAACCAAGTAAACTCCAAGAGCATATTTTTGGCTGCCACACCGGCTAGCGTTTGATTGGCAGAAAACAATGTTCCTTCGGCCAATACATCTCGGCTGTAGAGGTCTTTTTCGGTATATAGTTGTAGGTCTATCTGCTCAAAACGTTGGCCAGAGGCGATAAGATAATCAAGGCGTTTGCGGGTATACATCGAAAACACCGACTTTTCGCCCACGCTCAATGTGCCGCCAAAGCGGGCATCCTTGGCCAACTCAAACTGATCGGAGAAGAGGTAGAGCACTTGGTTGATATTTTTGAGGTGTAGGTCAAACACTACCCTATAAGGTTCTATCTCGGCGATGGCTTGTTTTTGGGTGATTTTGTTGAGCCCCTTTTTCGTAGCCTCTTCAAGTGGTTTATTTTTGGAGGTGTAGTATTTTTCAAGCGTATCGCTGCGATTTTGGAGCAACAAAAAGTATTCGCCCAAGATAGTCTGTAAGTCTTCTATGAGCTGCGAGGGTTTAAAGTTCCCGTCAATCTTGCCTTCGGCATAGTCTGAGGCAAAACCAAACACACGGTTGTCAGCCTCTAGACTTCGGGTCGCATAAAGCGCCGCAATGCCGACCTCCAGCCCCTTGTTGTCATAGAGCAAGTTGGCATCTTCAATGATGACCGTACCGAGGAGGCTGTCGAGTGTAAGCCCATACATCTCGGCAGTAATGAGGCCTTCGATAATGGCGGGCTTGGGCGTAAAATTAAGCGGCTGAAGGTCTATGTGGCGTATTTCGGTGATGAGGTCAAACTTCCCTTGGGGCATTGTGGGGGCACTGGGGTCCTGGGCAAAATTAATCTCCCCTCGGAGTGTCAAGTCTAGGTTGGGGTCTTGGGCCTCAAATGTAC
Encoded proteins:
- a CDS encoding serine hydrolase domain-containing protein, with protein sequence MNKTDNTWQRAFETQLADNPTAFEGLKSLLVCHQGQLKATYFCQGYDAQTLHEAQSVTKSIQALIVGALADRGLVDIHQPIYPYFEQTYGAYFDTPQKRLITPYHLLTHTAGWEWNESQVPYTNLYNDANLQFYGDNWLEYALSKPHLHPPGEVFNYSSASPILLAYWMNQLDEELTHLQYAYDYFYRPLAIDRVEYQIEQSTNPEAKPLAADAYLCAEGLLTIAEMMRQNGQSRGQQIVSEQWIAQCLHPHISLRQTYASAYGYSWWLQESKNGLPAYYYAWGYGGQHIFVVPTLGLSLVTAGSFYQEGAPALDPTPFALLHTAIQLAQQQG
- a CDS encoding translocation/assembly module TamB domain-containing protein — translated: MSERKRRTPYTPEGRRSQRLMRLRKAWRILQSTQKIVAKTIKYSVVTVLSIIGLNFVLLQLPIYQTFLLGKALDYVSEKTGFQTTMRYIYIDIQRTYLTIEDFYLRDLQGDTLIYVEALQVDFSYTTLLQGGDITLEDVKLKEATVNLVTHQNTKQLNINEFVAQINALFSSDKPKDPNKKPVKFMIKQGALEDCHFRLYSELVPEHAGDYFDPQHFGVDQLNGRIRDLKVAGDTVRLQVIGLGAVEPQTKLRVKQLDMVFFLTKQTMQFNRLYLEANNTILRKSINFHYKHTSELADFVDKVTIVADLDQTVIDTDDLAIFAPVVKPYADVWRFDGRFKGRVGNFILQDFEASLGEATTLRGEAYLKGLPDMEQFYLQATLQNSQLLATDLYRFLEDPTPLALVANMGQIGFDATYEGTLSDFKTQAKLQTAAGSATADLQMNLRTQTYQTQLQTQALDLGTILGIPMVGGLTMAGDIKGKGFSAETADVVVNGQIGQLQYNGYNYEQMVVQGHFKRNFFEGTFEAQDPNLDLTLRGEINFAQDPSAPTMPQGKFDLITEIRHIDLQPLNFTPKPAIIEGLITAEMYGLTLDSLLGTVIIEDANLLYDNKGLEVGIAALYATRSLEADNRVFGFASDYAEGKIDGNFKPSQLIEDLQTILGEYFLLLQNRSDTLEKYYTSKNKPLEEATKKGLNKITQKQAIAEIEPYRVVFDLHLKNINQVLYLFSDQFELAKDARFGGTLSVGEKSVFSMYTRKRLDYLIASGQRFEQIDLQLYTEKDLYSRDVLAEGTLFSANQTLAGVAAKNMLLEFTWFNNRIDFNSHLYQDDSTQNSIQVEGELQFLTDSMLLHFATLDLRFLDERWSIDQQNQVIFTPTQTHFFDTRLYNRQNTDAQVAVKGFIDRQENDTLYVLINSLDLGKISSVTGTRIGGLVDADLELHNPTVAFDVEGELYIENVMIEEFLVGDVSAQIAWDNEETRLLLEAVTEYRNRKLLNLEGTIDIDRDEIDIKAKLGGLPINLAEPFARGLVSQMQGSAVGNLHIGGSLSAPVILGEANILNGALTVDYLNTRYRLGDEKIVFDVNAISFQNLKVIDQNEQAASVRGGIYHDSFRNILVDVKANYRNFLLLNKPEDLNELFFGTARATGQLIVSGFLDNLRIEVNARNERGTRIAMPLFGGYQQVEQKEYILFADPVDTDSTQLLPKKIDLGGLNLVFNLEVTPEARFEIIFDKQAGDIIRGAGNGKIQMEVTPDGDFKILGDYTITEGKYNFTLLNLVNKGFDIRRGSRITFNSDVFDTQLDITAVYPQRVTLSPLIDLGTVPDPENVEYRQKFQVDVLLALKGKMLEPEIALDIDLQRAYNTPNISLRQAVADLDSRVKVDEQERNKQVFSLIVLKRLASPNAFIGMGSAASGSLSELLSNQLSAWVSQVDENLELNLDLDASQLSVSYNLFNNRLKITREGSLSANQSQSELAAAVGDWTIEYMLTNDGKLRAKAYNRMNFNNPLGSINLSGNASTTAGFSLMYTQSFDRFWDIFRKRPRKKREISTNKADE